The Sphingomonas alpina genome has a segment encoding these proteins:
- a CDS encoding TonB-dependent receptor plug domain-containing protein: protein MTGSMLMLATPAMAQSTTPDEKPPVDNAFDLGQIIVTGTREPGVAIGASTLSSEAIYAFNRVTLDEAVNIIPGVSSSNSGGSRNERLIFVRGFDRFQVPLSIDGIRVYLPADNRLDYGRFLTPDIAEVQVAKGYASVLDGPGGMGGAINLVTRKPTKALEVETRGTLDLDRGADYAGYNVFGLIGTKQDNWYAQASYTRNFRDHWDLAGGFVPTVNENGGERDFTRTEDSRLNLKAGFTPNETDEYSISYTRQKGAKNAPLHITDGIATQRNWSWPYWNIDSVYFLSTTALGDHATLKTRIFYNTFDNLLRSFDNRTQATQTLGRAFNSYYEDDAYGGSAQLSVDLTPADTFSLAAHYRRDRHVEYQQGFPSGATEPRQTNVEDTYSIAAENRLALSPTLSFVAGASFDWRDLKRAEEYGVPASGGPQRLFSYPIRNTDAFNAQSQLIWTPDSATRLYASISSRARFPTIFERFSTQFGTAASNPGLNPERATNYEIGGSRQFGALRIEGALFYSDISDAIVSVRPAGSSATTTRRENLGKAEYYGGEISATARLGSTLQLGANYTYTHRSFNIRPKPGSILPTLFELTDVPDHKAFLYADWSPVGPVHIVPSIDLASDRTTLVSTGLRYYRTGSYAVANLRVDYEVIDGVQIGVGARNLLDDNYQLVDGFPEAGRSFFASLRARY, encoded by the coding sequence ATGACAGGATCGATGCTGATGCTGGCGACGCCGGCCATGGCGCAGTCCACCACACCCGATGAAAAACCGCCGGTCGATAACGCCTTCGATCTCGGTCAGATCATCGTCACCGGCACGCGCGAGCCCGGCGTCGCGATTGGCGCATCGACCCTGTCGTCAGAGGCGATCTACGCCTTCAATCGCGTGACGCTCGATGAGGCCGTCAACATCATCCCCGGCGTCTCGTCCTCCAACAGCGGCGGATCGCGCAATGAACGGCTGATCTTCGTACGCGGCTTCGACCGGTTTCAGGTGCCGCTGTCGATCGACGGCATCCGTGTCTATCTGCCGGCCGACAACCGGCTCGATTATGGTCGCTTCCTCACCCCCGACATTGCCGAGGTGCAGGTGGCGAAGGGCTATGCCTCCGTGCTCGACGGTCCCGGCGGGATGGGCGGCGCGATCAATCTCGTCACGCGAAAGCCGACCAAGGCGCTGGAAGTCGAGACGCGCGGCACGCTCGATCTGGATCGCGGCGCGGATTATGCCGGCTATAATGTCTTCGGCCTGATCGGGACGAAGCAGGATAATTGGTATGCGCAGGCGAGCTATACGCGCAATTTCCGCGATCATTGGGATCTGGCCGGCGGTTTCGTGCCGACCGTCAATGAAAATGGCGGCGAGCGCGATTTCACCCGGACGGAGGATTCGCGGCTCAACCTGAAGGCTGGCTTCACGCCCAATGAGACCGACGAATATTCGATCAGTTACACCCGGCAAAAGGGCGCCAAGAACGCGCCGCTCCACATCACTGACGGCATCGCCACCCAGCGCAACTGGAGCTGGCCCTATTGGAACATCGACAGCGTCTATTTTCTTTCGACCACAGCGCTTGGCGATCACGCCACGCTGAAGACGCGGATCTTCTACAACACCTTCGACAATCTGCTGCGCTCGTTCGACAACCGCACTCAGGCGACCCAGACCCTGGGTCGCGCCTTCAACAGCTATTATGAGGATGATGCCTATGGCGGCTCGGCGCAGCTCAGTGTCGACCTTACGCCCGCCGACACCTTCAGTCTCGCCGCGCATTACCGCCGTGACCGCCATGTCGAGTATCAGCAGGGCTTCCCAAGCGGCGCCACCGAGCCGCGCCAGACCAATGTCGAGGACACCTACAGCATCGCCGCCGAGAACCGGCTGGCGCTCTCGCCGACCTTGTCGTTCGTGGCCGGGGCCAGCTTCGACTGGCGCGACCTGAAGCGTGCCGAAGAATATGGCGTACCGGCAAGCGGTGGCCCGCAGCGTCTGTTCAGCTATCCGATCCGCAACACCGACGCGTTCAACGCACAGAGCCAACTGATCTGGACGCCCGACAGCGCGACCCGGCTCTATGCGAGCATTTCGTCGCGCGCGCGCTTTCCGACCATCTTCGAGCGTTTCAGCACGCAGTTCGGCACCGCTGCATCCAACCCCGGCCTCAACCCCGAACGCGCGACCAATTACGAGATCGGCGGCAGCCGCCAGTTCGGCGCGCTGCGGATCGAGGGCGCGCTCTTCTACAGCGATATCAGCGATGCGATCGTTTCGGTCCGGCCGGCGGGGTCTTCCGCCACCACCACCCGGCGCGAAAATCTCGGCAAGGCGGAATATTATGGCGGGGAAATCTCAGCCACAGCCCGGCTTGGATCGACGCTGCAACTCGGCGCGAACTATACCTATACCCATCGCAGTTTCAACATCCGCCCAAAGCCGGGCAGCATTCTGCCGACCCTGTTCGAACTGACCGACGTGCCCGACCATAAGGCGTTCCTCTATGCCGACTGGTCGCCGGTCGGGCCCGTACATATCGTGCCGAGCATCGACCTGGCATCCGATCGCACCACATTGGTCTCGACCGGGCTGCGCTATTACCGCACCGGCAGCTATGCCGTGGCCAATCTGCGTGTCGATTACGAGGTGATCGACGGCGTGCAAATCGGTGTCGGCGCGCGCAATCTGCTCGACGACAATTACCAGCTGGTCGACGGCTTCCCTGAAGCGGGGCGCAGCTTCTTCGCCAGTTTGCGTGCGCGCTATTAG
- a CDS encoding TonB-dependent receptor plug domain-containing protein: MISSKSLKSVLVSGTAFAALTCALPGAAVAQSTQDAPAQPAAEQDNSEIVVTGTRIIRDGFQAPTPLTVMTQEEILNQSPSNNVADFVNQLPSLAGSTRPANSRLNLSSGQAGINALNLRNLGETRTLVLLDGRRSVGSTITGLVDVNTIPQGLIKSVEIVTGGASAAYGSDAVAGVVNFVLDKKYQGLKLSADSGITTHGDGRNYSFEATAGHSFAGGRGHILLSGELAHRDGIFQVDRDWNATGYVRIQDPNWVNGSTTPRYLIRRQVGAANSTPGSLILNSSGGTANQLRGIYFGQGGQVQQYQYGALTFASPNGGTPPTLTQGGSWQVNDSGRRIGLDPQDDRYGVFGRLSYEIGDGIELFAEGSYNRQKVVFNAGPNLASTTTAFDSRNVGAGSAGASTLAADNAYLINALGAARLAGITGVTIGTTAADLPYRGVENERKVQRYVIGAEGKFEAFGKPAHWDIYGQYGRAELHEELTNIMHTQRTASAVDAVFAQAGNPGGYAVGSIQCRINVDAVATNNDPNCRPLNRLGIGVADPAAIAYILGNPYRDEVAEQKVFGANLSLTPFATWAGDVSIAIGGEYREEKISGFVPAQFQPTVTANPTGGLTTTNTWSVGNYLPTNGKYNVKEAYLETVVPVGLGLEFNGAVRATDYSTSGYVTTWKAGATWKPIEDIRFRVTRSRDIRAPNLNELYQAGSSNTDAVNNPFGAGKGPNGGNYGTSISYSALSLGNPNLRAEKADSWNIGAVLSPRFLRGFNLSVDYFRIDMKDAIDTLTAQDIVNRCFEGRAEYCAIITQDPNNAARILIRNQPFNFSRKLVRGIDFDASYRLPLNSIFAKATGNFTLRGVATRYIENLSDPGIPGTLVFNTVGTNGGQYSTPTWIFRASATYDTESTAISLVGRGVSSGKYAANGIECQTGCPVYPTTAVANQHPTYDDNHVSGLFYVDFNLTQKIKASSSSEAQLFLNVTNVFDRAPLLVPETGLAANSTFSDMLGRAFRVGVRFQLR; the protein is encoded by the coding sequence ATGATTAGTTCCAAGTCGCTCAAATCGGTCCTGGTTTCGGGCACCGCTTTCGCCGCCCTGACCTGTGCGCTGCCGGGTGCCGCAGTCGCGCAAAGCACGCAGGACGCGCCTGCTCAGCCCGCCGCAGAGCAGGACAATAGCGAGATCGTTGTCACCGGCACGCGCATCATCCGGGACGGCTTCCAGGCGCCGACACCGCTCACAGTGATGACTCAGGAAGAAATCCTGAACCAGTCGCCGTCCAATAACGTCGCCGATTTCGTCAACCAGTTGCCGTCGCTCGCGGGATCGACGCGCCCAGCCAATTCGCGCCTGAACCTCAGCAGCGGCCAGGCGGGCATCAACGCACTCAACCTGCGCAATCTGGGCGAAACCCGCACGCTGGTATTGCTCGACGGCCGGCGCTCGGTGGGCTCGACAATTACGGGACTGGTCGACGTCAACACGATCCCGCAAGGCCTGATCAAGAGCGTCGAGATCGTCACGGGCGGTGCGTCGGCGGCTTATGGTTCGGACGCCGTCGCCGGCGTCGTCAACTTCGTCCTCGACAAGAAATATCAGGGGCTGAAGCTGTCGGCCGACAGCGGCATCACCACGCACGGCGATGGCCGCAACTATTCGTTCGAAGCAACAGCCGGGCATTCGTTCGCGGGTGGGCGTGGTCATATCCTGCTGAGCGGGGAACTCGCGCATCGCGACGGCATCTTCCAGGTCGATCGCGACTGGAACGCGACGGGCTATGTGCGCATCCAGGATCCAAACTGGGTGAACGGCAGCACCACCCCGCGATATCTGATTCGCCGGCAAGTCGGCGCGGCGAACTCGACCCCGGGCAGCCTGATCCTCAATTCGTCCGGCGGCACGGCGAACCAGCTGCGCGGCATCTATTTCGGCCAGGGCGGTCAGGTTCAGCAATATCAATATGGCGCGCTGACCTTTGCTTCACCGAATGGCGGCACCCCGCCGACACTGACCCAAGGCGGCAGCTGGCAGGTCAATGATTCCGGCCGGCGGATCGGTCTCGATCCCCAGGACGACCGCTATGGTGTGTTCGGGCGACTGAGCTACGAGATCGGCGATGGGATCGAATTGTTCGCCGAAGGATCGTACAATCGCCAGAAGGTCGTGTTCAACGCCGGTCCAAACCTCGCGTCCACAACGACAGCTTTTGATAGCCGCAATGTCGGCGCCGGCAGCGCAGGCGCCAGCACATTGGCGGCGGATAATGCCTATCTGATCAATGCGCTCGGCGCCGCACGGCTGGCAGGGATCACCGGCGTGACGATCGGTACGACCGCGGCCGACCTCCCGTACCGCGGCGTAGAGAATGAGCGAAAGGTGCAACGCTATGTGATCGGCGCCGAGGGCAAGTTCGAAGCGTTCGGCAAACCGGCTCACTGGGATATTTACGGGCAATATGGCCGCGCCGAGTTGCACGAAGAACTGACCAACATCATGCACACGCAACGCACAGCAAGCGCGGTCGATGCCGTCTTCGCCCAGGCCGGCAATCCGGGCGGCTATGCCGTGGGCTCGATCCAATGCCGCATCAACGTCGATGCAGTCGCTACGAACAATGATCCCAATTGCCGGCCGCTCAATCGGCTCGGCATTGGCGTCGCCGATCCAGCGGCGATCGCGTACATCTTGGGTAACCCCTATCGCGATGAGGTTGCCGAGCAAAAAGTGTTCGGCGCCAATCTGTCGCTGACGCCGTTCGCAACCTGGGCCGGTGACGTCAGCATCGCGATCGGCGGCGAATATCGCGAGGAAAAGATCAGCGGCTTCGTCCCCGCCCAATTCCAGCCGACCGTCACCGCCAATCCCACCGGCGGCCTCACCACGACCAATACTTGGTCGGTGGGCAATTATCTGCCGACCAACGGCAAATATAATGTGAAGGAAGCCTATCTCGAAACCGTCGTTCCAGTGGGGCTGGGCCTGGAGTTCAATGGCGCGGTGCGCGCAACCGACTATTCGACGTCAGGCTATGTCACGACGTGGAAGGCAGGCGCGACCTGGAAGCCAATCGAGGACATCCGATTCCGCGTGACGCGCTCGCGCGATATCCGCGCGCCCAACCTCAATGAACTGTATCAGGCCGGCTCGTCGAACACAGATGCCGTCAACAATCCTTTCGGAGCCGGCAAGGGGCCAAATGGCGGCAACTATGGGACGAGCATCTCCTATTCGGCGCTGAGCCTGGGCAATCCGAACCTGCGTGCCGAAAAAGCGGATTCCTGGAATATCGGTGCAGTCCTATCGCCAAGGTTCCTGCGCGGCTTCAACCTGTCGGTCGATTATTTCCGCATCGACATGAAGGATGCGATCGACACGCTCACTGCGCAGGATATCGTCAATCGCTGCTTCGAGGGGCGGGCGGAATATTGCGCCATCATCACGCAGGACCCCAACAATGCTGCACGCATCCTGATCCGTAATCAGCCGTTCAATTTTTCGCGCAAACTGGTGCGCGGCATCGATTTCGACGCTTCTTATCGCCTGCCGCTCAACAGCATCTTCGCAAAAGCGACGGGGAACTTCACGCTGCGCGGCGTGGCGACACGTTACATTGAGAATCTCAGCGACCCCGGCATTCCGGGCACTCTGGTGTTCAATACGGTCGGCACGAACGGCGGCCAGTACAGCACGCCGACCTGGATCTTCCGCGCGAGCGCAACCTACGACACGGAAAGCACCGCGATCAGTTTGGTGGGGCGTGGCGTGAGTTCGGGCAAATATGCCGCCAACGGCATCGAATGTCAGACCGGATGTCCCGTTTACCCGACCACCGCAGTAGCGAACCAGCATCCGACCTATGACGACAACCATGTCTCGGGGCTGTTCTATGTCGATTTCAACCTGACGCAGAAGATCAAGGCGAGCAGTTCCTCGGAAGCGCAGCTCTTCCTGAACGTGACGAATGTGTTCGATCGTGCGCCGCTGCTGGTGCCGGAGACTGGCCTGGCGGCGAACAGCACTTTTTCGGACATGCTCGGCCGCGCCTTCCGCGTCGGCGTTCGCTTCCAGTTGCGTTGA
- a CDS encoding NAD(+) synthase, protein MAKTHPFHSIHSHGLIRAGACTPHATVGDPAANAAATIALAKDGHKRGADLLVFPELNISSYAIDDLHLQDALHIATDDALAAVVAASARLHPVLLVGAALPRNGRLYNCAVVIARGRILGVVPKTFLPNYREYYEKRWFASGAGQSGEIEVAGQTAPFGTDLIFAASDLPHFIFHAEICEDFWAPTPPSTAGALAGALICCNLSASNIVVGKARERAMLCAAQSARAACAYIFSASGPGESTTDMAWDGQGMIHELGELLVESARFERGADTIYADVDCGRLLQERMRVGTFNDSAALAGHPETRFRRIAFEHKPGFADIGLERAVRRFPFVPNTPEKLDADCFEAFNIQVEGLLKRIEAAKAETLVIGVSGGLDSTHALIVAAKAMDRLGRPRDHILGFTMPGFATGDASKGNAWRLMRALGIAGDEIDIRPAAQQMLHDIDHPFASGEPIYDVTFENVQAGLRTDYLFRLANQRSGLVVGTGDLSELALGWCTYGVGDHMSHYAVNAGVPKTLIQFLIRWCVKTDQFDRETDAILEAILGQEISPELVPADASGAMQSTEARIGPYELNDFFVHYIVRHGMAPSKIAFLAWHAWRDAAAGRWPIDFPRDGRHQYDLATIKGWLEKFLFRFFVTSQFKRSAIPNGPKVSAGGALSPRGDWRAPSDGTAAPWLAELAKNVP, encoded by the coding sequence ATGGCGAAGACCCACCCCTTTCATTCGATCCACAGCCACGGCCTGATCCGCGCCGGCGCCTGTACCCCGCATGCCACGGTCGGCGACCCGGCGGCGAACGCCGCGGCGACGATCGCGCTGGCCAAGGATGGACATAAGCGCGGCGCCGACCTGCTGGTCTTTCCAGAACTCAATATCAGTTCCTATGCGATCGACGATCTGCACCTGCAGGACGCGCTGCACATCGCGACCGATGATGCGCTCGCGGCGGTGGTCGCAGCGTCCGCCAGGCTGCACCCAGTGCTGCTGGTCGGCGCAGCGCTGCCGCGCAACGGGCGGCTGTACAATTGCGCGGTGGTGATCGCGCGCGGCCGCATCCTCGGCGTCGTGCCCAAGACCTTCCTGCCCAATTACCGCGAATATTATGAGAAGCGCTGGTTCGCGAGCGGGGCCGGCCAGTCGGGCGAGATCGAAGTGGCGGGCCAGACCGCGCCGTTCGGCACCGACCTGATCTTCGCCGCGAGCGACTTGCCGCATTTCATTTTCCATGCCGAGATCTGCGAGGATTTCTGGGCCCCCACGCCGCCCTCGACCGCCGGCGCGCTGGCCGGGGCGCTGATCTGCTGCAATTTGTCGGCGTCCAACATCGTGGTCGGCAAGGCGCGCGAGCGGGCGATGCTGTGCGCGGCGCAATCCGCGCGCGCCGCCTGTGCCTATATCTTCTCCGCCTCCGGGCCCGGCGAAAGCACCACCGACATGGCATGGGACGGCCAGGGCATGATCCATGAACTGGGTGAGTTGCTGGTCGAATCCGCGCGCTTCGAACGCGGCGCCGACACCATCTATGCCGATGTCGATTGCGGTCGCCTGCTTCAGGAGCGCATGCGCGTCGGGACCTTCAACGACAGCGCTGCGCTTGCCGGCCATCCCGAGACGCGGTTCCGCCGCATCGCATTCGAGCACAAGCCGGGCTTTGCCGATATCGGCCTGGAACGTGCGGTGCGCCGCTTCCCGTTCGTGCCCAACACGCCGGAAAAGCTCGATGCCGATTGCTTCGAGGCGTTCAACATCCAGGTCGAGGGCCTGCTCAAGCGGATCGAGGCGGCCAAGGCGGAAACATTGGTCATCGGCGTGTCGGGCGGGCTCGATTCGACTCATGCGCTGATCGTTGCGGCCAAGGCGATGGACCGGCTCGGCCGGCCGCGCGACCATATCCTGGGCTTCACCATGCCGGGCTTTGCGACCGGCGATGCGAGCAAGGGCAATGCCTGGCGGCTGATGCGCGCGCTCGGCATTGCCGGCGACGAGATCGACATCCGCCCCGCCGCACAGCAGATGCTGCACGACATCGATCATCCCTTCGCCAGTGGCGAGCCGATCTATGACGTGACCTTCGAAAATGTGCAGGCGGGCCTGCGCACGGATTATCTGTTCCGCCTCGCCAATCAGCGCAGCGGGCTGGTGGTCGGCACCGGCGATTTGTCGGAGCTGGCGCTGGGCTGGTGCACCTATGGCGTCGGCGATCATATGAGCCATTATGCGGTCAATGCCGGCGTGCCCAAGACGTTGATCCAGTTCCTGATCCGCTGGTGCGTCAAGACCGATCAGTTCGATCGCGAGACCGATGCGATCCTCGAGGCGATCCTGGGCCAGGAGATTTCGCCCGAGCTGGTCCCGGCCGATGCCAGCGGCGCGATGCAGAGCACCGAAGCGCGGATCGGGCCATACGAACTGAACGATTTCTTCGTCCATTATATCGTGCGCCACGGCATGGCACCGTCGAAGATCGCCTTCCTCGCCTGGCATGCGTGGCGCGATGCGGCGGCCGGGCGCTGGCCGATCGATTTCCCGCGCGACGGGCGGCATCAATATGACCTGGCGACGATCAAGGGCTGGCTGGAGAAATTCCTGTTCCGTTTCTTCGTCACCAGCCAGTTCAAGCGCTCGGCGATCCCCAATGGGCCGAAAGTGTCGGCCGGCGGGGCGCTCTCGCCGCGCGGGGACTGGCGCGCGCCGTCCGACGGCACCGCCGCGCCGTGGCTGGCGGAGCTGGCGAAGAACGTGCCGTGA
- a CDS encoding serine hydrolase domain-containing protein: MLSIALLATAAQPVATVRVAFDRKGETTVSVSGVADLANQRAVTADDPVRVASISKLVMAIGVMRLVEQHKLDLDADVSTLLGWSLRNPAFPDRRITLRLLMSHRSSLTDGVDYVLPLDADLRTVIADPKAWDADHAPGSFFRYTNLNSPIIAAVMERATGERFDRLMDRLVLAPLKIHACYNWANCSDTVAARAVVQYRAGEPAKDDNRGAKPACPVQPASDGSCDLSRWRAGVNGGIFSPQGGLRISARGLAKIGRLLLNGGTLDGVRLLGRRSIAQLEKPLWTFDGSNGDTLKGFHCSYGLDVAFLATGIKDCRDDPFGDRRHQWGHAGDAYGLYSGLWVDRKRGTGVAYFATDVPAVPGQRSAFTATEEMLARPER; this comes from the coding sequence ATGCTTTCGATCGCCCTGCTTGCCACCGCCGCGCAGCCTGTCGCGACGGTTCGCGTGGCGTTCGACCGCAAAGGCGAAACTACGGTCAGCGTCTCGGGGGTTGCAGATCTCGCCAACCAGCGTGCCGTAACCGCCGACGATCCGGTGCGGGTCGCCTCGATTTCCAAGCTGGTCATGGCGATCGGGGTGATGCGGCTGGTCGAGCAGCACAAGCTCGACCTTGATGCCGATGTCTCGACCCTGCTCGGCTGGAGCTTGCGCAATCCGGCTTTTCCCGACCGCAGGATCACACTGCGGCTGCTGATGTCGCACCGCTCGAGCCTGACCGACGGCGTCGACTACGTCCTGCCGCTCGACGCGGATCTTCGCACGGTGATTGCCGATCCCAAGGCGTGGGACGCCGACCACGCGCCGGGCAGTTTCTTCCGCTACACCAACCTCAACTCGCCGATCATCGCCGCAGTGATGGAGCGCGCGACGGGGGAGCGCTTCGACCGGCTGATGGACCGGCTGGTGCTCGCGCCGCTGAAAATCCATGCCTGCTATAATTGGGCGAATTGCAGTGACACGGTCGCGGCCCGGGCAGTGGTGCAGTATCGCGCGGGCGAGCCGGCGAAGGACGACAATCGCGGTGCGAAACCCGCCTGCCCGGTCCAGCCCGCCAGCGACGGGAGCTGCGACCTCTCGCGCTGGCGCGCGGGCGTGAATGGCGGGATCTTCTCGCCCCAGGGTGGCTTGCGCATCTCCGCGCGCGGGCTGGCGAAGATCGGGCGGTTGCTGCTGAACGGCGGCACGCTGGATGGCGTCCGGCTGCTCGGCCGGCGCTCGATCGCACAACTCGAAAAGCCGCTATGGACGTTCGACGGCAGCAATGGAGACACGCTGAAGGGCTTCCATTGCAGCTACGGCCTCGATGTCGCGTTCCTGGCCACCGGGATCAAGGATTGCCGTGACGATCCGTTCGGGGATCGGCGCCACCAATGGGGTCATGCCGGCGACGCTTACGGCCTGTATTCGGGCCTGTGGGTCGACCGCAAACGCGGCACCGGCGTCGCTTATTTCGCGACGGACGTGCCGGCCGTACCAGGACAGCGGTCGGCCTTCACAGCGACCGAGGAGATGCTGGCCCGGCCCGAACGGTAA
- a CDS encoding winged helix-turn-helix domain-containing protein: protein MRIDSLKLKAQLFCGDEAAIGPGKADLLDAIEREGSISAAGRALGMSYRRTWLLVDSMNRCWSDRLVETVAGGGQARGARLTPAGRHILKAYRDLETALASAASAPLAILEQELRKAPLPPA from the coding sequence ATGCGGATCGACTCGCTCAAATTGAAGGCGCAGCTTTTTTGCGGTGACGAGGCCGCGATCGGGCCGGGCAAGGCCGACCTGCTCGACGCGATCGAGCGCGAAGGATCGATCTCGGCCGCAGGCCGTGCACTGGGCATGAGCTATCGCCGCACCTGGCTGCTGGTCGACAGCATGAACCGCTGCTGGTCGGACCGGCTGGTCGAAACGGTCGCCGGCGGCGGACAAGCGCGGGGTGCGCGCCTCACTCCGGCGGGCCGGCATATATTGAAGGCTTATCGTGATCTGGAGACGGCGCTTGCCAGTGCCGCGAGCGCGCCGCTGGCGATCCTCGAACAGGAACTGCGCAAGGCTCCATTGCCGCCCGCCTGA
- a CDS encoding permease: MTEAASTGAAAPAIRPGLGRMALYVLLGFSAGLPFYMFSTVLQLRLTAHGIELVVIGFFGWVQLLPTFKFLWAPLLDRFDVPGFGRFWGKRRGWIMLSQLGIFTSMAAMAFTAADKSLAVTALFAVLLAFWTTTLEVAADAWRIELAPTQDEQGPIVAANLWGYRTAMVAAGSGALLVADQAGWTQAYLLIATAAFLPFPLLVGMRPEIKGSGGRWVALATGLVASAVILAVAAAVTAAIGSVVLQLAAAAGISSKSNVTPVVLIICMVPFIIMALTLRTIRSAPPTAWFRKSPAIGPYVDIFWRFGYGALAILAFVSLYRMGDVLALNLSKPLVKSIGYTLTQIGTADGLVALLSSMAGVALGGWLTTRWSQSWTLALGAALAAFGNFGFVWLAHQAPSNTVLYIATAADQFGNGFAGAVFVVYLSMLVNPRYPGAQYAFLSGFAFLLARLLAGAVGSMQKAIGYDAFFVMSGVLSLAAILFLPIIGRMKPRAPDHDTI; this comes from the coding sequence TTGACTGAAGCTGCATCGACCGGGGCGGCTGCACCCGCCATCCGGCCGGGCCTCGGCCGCATGGCGCTGTACGTGCTGCTCGGCTTTTCCGCCGGCTTGCCCTTCTACATGTTCTCGACGGTGCTGCAGCTTCGCCTGACGGCTCATGGCATCGAACTTGTCGTGATCGGTTTCTTCGGCTGGGTGCAATTGCTGCCGACGTTCAAATTCCTGTGGGCGCCGCTGCTCGACCGGTTCGACGTGCCGGGTTTCGGTCGTTTTTGGGGCAAGCGGCGCGGCTGGATCATGCTGTCGCAGCTCGGCATTTTCACCTCGATGGCGGCGATGGCGTTTACCGCGGCCGACAAAAGCCTCGCAGTGACGGCCCTGTTTGCCGTGCTGCTGGCCTTCTGGACGACGACGCTGGAGGTCGCGGCCGATGCCTGGCGTATCGAACTCGCGCCGACCCAGGACGAGCAGGGGCCGATCGTCGCCGCCAATTTATGGGGATATCGTACCGCAATGGTCGCGGCGGGCAGCGGCGCGCTGCTCGTCGCCGACCAGGCCGGCTGGACACAGGCCTATCTGCTGATCGCGACGGCGGCATTCCTGCCATTCCCGCTGCTGGTGGGAATGCGCCCGGAGATAAAGGGCAGCGGGGGACGCTGGGTGGCATTGGCGACCGGGCTGGTCGCGAGCGCGGTGATCCTCGCGGTCGCGGCGGCCGTGACGGCGGCGATCGGGTCGGTGGTGCTGCAACTCGCCGCCGCCGCCGGGATCAGCTCGAAAAGCAATGTGACCCCGGTCGTGCTGATCATCTGCATGGTGCCGTTCATCATCATGGCGCTGACGCTACGGACGATCCGCAGCGCGCCGCCGACGGCCTGGTTTCGCAAGTCTCCCGCGATCGGCCCCTATGTCGATATCTTCTGGCGCTTCGGTTATGGCGCGCTGGCGATCCTCGCCTTTGTATCGCTGTACCGGATGGGCGACGTACTCGCGCTCAATCTTTCCAAGCCGCTGGTCAAATCGATCGGCTATACGCTGACACAGATCGGCACCGCGGATGGCCTTGTCGCCTTGCTTTCGAGCATGGCGGGCGTGGCGCTGGGCGGTTGGCTGACGACGCGCTGGTCGCAGTCGTGGACGCTCGCGCTCGGTGCGGCGCTCGCCGCATTCGGCAATTTCGGCTTTGTCTGGCTGGCGCATCAGGCCCCGAGCAACACCGTCCTCTATATCGCGACCGCCGCCGATCAGTTCGGCAACGGCTTCGCCGGCGCCGTGTTCGTCGTCTATCTCTCGATGCTGGTGAACCCGCGTTACCCCGGGGCGCAATATGCCTTTCTGTCGGGCTTCGCATTCCTGCTGGCGCGGCTCCTTGCCGGGGCAGTGGGCTCGATGCAGAAAGCCATCGGCTATGACGCCTTCTTCGTCATGTCCGGCGTGCTGAGCCTCGCTGCGATCCTGTTCCTGCCGATCATCGGCCGGATGAAACCGCGCGCGCCGGATCATGACACGATATGA